A genome region from Mycolicibacterium litorale includes the following:
- the pstA gene encoding phosphate ABC transporter permease PstA: MTTTSALDSPVKVPTFQGVSTRRKITNNVATVLVTASVLVAIVPLLWVLYTVVSKGIGAVTSSTWWTNSQAGMTAFQAGGGAYHAIVGTVLQALICAVISIPVGVFVGIYLVEYGGGTRLGKVTTFMVDILTGVPSIVAALFIYALWVATLGFERSGFAVSLALVLLMIPVIVRSTEEMLRVVPMDLREASYALGVPKWKTISSIVVPTALSGIVTGILLALARVMGETAPLLILVGYAQAMNFDMFGGFMGSLPGMMYDQTSAGAGANPVPTDRLWGAALTLVVLIALLNVGARYLAKFFAPKKI; encoded by the coding sequence GTGACGACGACTTCGGCACTCGACAGCCCAGTCAAGGTCCCCACCTTCCAGGGCGTCAGCACCCGGCGCAAGATCACCAACAACGTCGCCACCGTCCTGGTGACCGCCTCCGTGCTGGTCGCGATCGTCCCGCTGCTGTGGGTGCTCTACACGGTGGTGTCCAAGGGCATCGGCGCGGTGACGTCGTCGACCTGGTGGACGAACTCACAGGCCGGGATGACGGCATTCCAGGCCGGCGGCGGCGCCTACCACGCGATCGTGGGCACCGTCCTGCAGGCGCTGATCTGCGCGGTCATCTCGATTCCGGTCGGCGTCTTCGTCGGCATCTATCTGGTCGAGTACGGCGGCGGCACGCGCCTGGGCAAGGTCACCACGTTCATGGTGGACATCCTCACCGGTGTGCCCTCGATCGTGGCGGCACTGTTCATCTACGCGCTGTGGGTGGCGACGCTGGGCTTCGAGCGTTCGGGTTTCGCGGTCTCGCTGGCCCTGGTGCTGCTGATGATCCCGGTGATCGTGCGGTCCACCGAGGAGATGCTGCGGGTCGTGCCGATGGACCTGCGCGAGGCGAGTTACGCACTGGGCGTACCGAAGTGGAAGACCATCTCGTCGATCGTGGTCCCGACGGCGCTGTCGGGCATCGTGACGGGAATCCTGCTGGCGCTGGCCCGCGTGATGGGTGAGACGGCGCCACTGCTGATCCTGGTCGGCTACGCGCAGGCGATGAACTTCGACATGTTCGGCGGCTTCATGGGATCGCTGCCCGGCATGATGTACGACCAGACCTCGGCCGGCGCCGGCGCCAACCCGGTGCCGACGGACCGCCTCTGGGGTGCGGCGTTGACGCTCGTCGTCTTGATCGCACTGCTCAACGTCGGCGCGCGGTACCTCGCCAAATTCTTTGCCCCGAAGAAGATTTAG
- the pstC gene encoding phosphate ABC transporter permease subunit PstC, with translation MTDRVDVTYPNPTERGSGEAVSAPFPEPEPISTDPSRNARVRLGDRVFRGLAEGSGVLIVAIIVAIGLFLLWRAVPALARNEANFFLYGGNWVTTDTSAMQFGILDLLQVTVFVSVFALVLAMPVALGIAIYLTNYAHKRVVGPLGYMVDLLAAVPSIIYGVWGLYVLAPVIKPFAVWLNDTLGWLFLFQTGNASVAGGGTIFTAGIVLAVMILPIITAVTREVFVQTPRGQIEAALALGATRWEVVRTTVLPFGMSGYISGAMLGLGRALGETIALLIILRGTQQAFGWSLFDAGYTFASKIAAAASEFNDQYKAGAYIAAGLVLFILTFVVNSLARAAVSGKDRSAS, from the coding sequence ATGACCGACAGGGTGGATGTGACATATCCCAATCCGACGGAACGGGGATCGGGCGAGGCCGTGTCCGCGCCCTTCCCCGAACCGGAACCTATCTCCACCGACCCCTCGCGCAACGCCAGAGTGCGGTTGGGCGACCGGGTGTTCCGGGGCCTCGCGGAGGGGTCCGGCGTCCTGATCGTCGCGATCATCGTGGCGATCGGGCTCTTCCTGCTGTGGCGCGCGGTCCCGGCCCTGGCGCGCAACGAGGCGAACTTCTTCCTCTACGGCGGTAACTGGGTCACCACCGACACGTCGGCGATGCAGTTCGGCATCCTCGACCTGCTTCAGGTGACCGTGTTCGTGTCGGTGTTCGCGCTGGTGCTGGCGATGCCCGTCGCGCTCGGCATCGCGATCTACCTGACCAACTACGCCCACAAGCGGGTGGTCGGCCCGCTGGGTTACATGGTCGACCTGCTGGCCGCGGTGCCGTCGATCATCTACGGCGTGTGGGGGCTGTACGTGCTGGCCCCGGTGATCAAGCCGTTCGCGGTGTGGCTCAACGACACCCTCGGCTGGCTGTTCCTGTTCCAGACCGGCAACGCGTCGGTGGCCGGCGGCGGCACGATCTTCACCGCGGGCATCGTGCTGGCGGTGATGATCCTGCCGATCATCACCGCGGTCACCCGCGAGGTGTTCGTGCAGACGCCGCGCGGCCAGATCGAGGCCGCGCTCGCGCTGGGCGCCACCCGCTGGGAGGTCGTGCGTACGACGGTGCTGCCGTTCGGCATGTCCGGCTACATCAGCGGCGCGATGCTCGGCCTCGGCCGCGCGCTCGGTGAGACGATCGCGCTGCTGATCATCCTGCGCGGCACCCAGCAGGCGTTCGGCTGGTCGCTGTTCGACGCCGGCTACACGTTCGCCAGCAAGATCGCCGCGGCGGCATCCGAGTTCAACGACCAGTACAAGGCGGGCGCCTACATCGCCGCCGGCCTCGTGCTGTTCATCCTGACGTTCGTGGTCAACTCGCTGGCCCGTGCCGCGGTCTCCGGAAAGGACAGGTCCGCATCGTGA
- the pstS gene encoding phosphate ABC transporter substrate-binding protein PstS: MGLVWSATAIAALTLSACGSDNNAGTANTTGASGTGSASAAECGGKNSLTAEGSTAQQNAIAVFNQVWGQKCAGKNLSYNPTGSGAGREQFVANNVDFAGSDSAIKEEQAEQAAQRCGGNPAWNLPLVFGPIALAYNVEGVEDLVLNGDILAKIFQGQITTWNDPAIAGLNQGKTLPDTPITPIFRSDSSGTTDNFQKYLAAAAPQTWTKGDGSEFQGGAGEGAQKSAGVAQAVQATPGGIGYVEKGFADQAGLPYAQIDNGGGAVELTDETAGKAIDAAKFASEGNDLTLDLKSLYGTKEAGAYPLVLATYEIVCSNGYDAETAAAVKSFLTVAANDGQGGLSSAGYVPLPDRFKERLLTSIDAIGSTA; encoded by the coding sequence ATGGGCCTGGTGTGGTCTGCGACGGCGATCGCCGCGTTGACACTGAGCGCCTGCGGTAGCGACAACAACGCCGGGACCGCCAACACCACCGGAGCGTCCGGCACCGGATCTGCCAGCGCCGCGGAGTGCGGTGGCAAGAACTCCCTGACCGCCGAGGGCTCGACCGCCCAGCAGAACGCGATCGCCGTGTTCAACCAGGTGTGGGGCCAGAAGTGCGCGGGCAAGAACCTGTCCTACAACCCCACCGGTTCGGGCGCGGGCCGCGAGCAGTTCGTCGCCAACAACGTCGACTTCGCCGGCTCCGACTCGGCGATCAAGGAAGAGCAGGCCGAGCAGGCCGCACAGCGCTGCGGCGGCAACCCGGCGTGGAACCTGCCGCTGGTCTTCGGCCCCATCGCGCTGGCCTACAACGTCGAGGGCGTCGAGGACCTCGTCCTCAACGGCGACATCCTGGCCAAGATCTTCCAGGGCCAGATCACCACGTGGAACGACCCGGCCATCGCCGGGCTGAACCAGGGCAAGACCCTGCCCGACACCCCGATCACCCCGATCTTCCGTTCGGATTCCTCGGGCACCACCGACAACTTCCAGAAGTACCTCGCCGCGGCCGCCCCGCAGACGTGGACCAAGGGCGACGGCAGCGAATTCCAGGGCGGCGCGGGCGAGGGCGCCCAGAAGTCCGCGGGTGTGGCCCAGGCCGTCCAGGCGACCCCGGGTGGCATCGGTTACGTCGAGAAGGGCTTCGCCGACCAGGCGGGCCTGCCGTACGCCCAGATCGACAACGGCGGCGGTGCCGTCGAGCTGACCGACGAGACCGCCGGTAAGGCCATCGACGCCGCGAAGTTCGCGAGCGAGGGCAACGATCTGACCCTTGACCTGAAGTCCCTTTACGGCACCAAGGAAGCCGGTGCATATCCCCTGGTCCTCGCCACATACGAGATCGTCTGCTCCAACGGCTACGACGCGGAAACGGCCGCCGCAGTGAAGTCCTTCCTCACCGTCGCCGCCAACGACGGACAGGGCGGGCTCTCCTCGGCCGGCTATGTGCCGCTGCCGGACCGCTTCAAGGAGCGGTTGCTGACCTCCATCGACGCCATCGGCTCGACTGCCTGA
- a CDS encoding winged helix-turn-helix transcriptional regulator: MDLLLLTVDPHPESVLPSLSLLAHNVRAAPTEVSSLLEAGTADVAIVDARTDLAAARGLCRLLGTTGTSVPVVAVVNEGGLVAVNHEWGLDEILLPGTGPAEIDARLRLLVGRRGGVANQENIGKISLGELVIDEGTYTARLRGRPLDLTYKEFELLKYLAQHAGRVFTRAQLLQEVWGYDFFGGTRTVDVHVRRLRAKLGPEYESLIGTVRNVGYKAVRPARGRPPAPEADLADDEDDYETPDSVPSSLADPLRAP; this comes from the coding sequence GTGGATCTGCTGCTGTTGACCGTCGACCCGCATCCCGAGTCGGTTCTGCCGTCATTGTCACTGCTCGCGCACAACGTGCGCGCCGCCCCGACCGAGGTGTCGTCACTGCTGGAAGCCGGCACCGCCGACGTCGCGATCGTCGACGCCCGCACCGACCTGGCCGCCGCCCGTGGACTGTGCCGCCTGCTGGGCACCACCGGCACGTCGGTTCCGGTTGTCGCCGTGGTCAACGAGGGCGGCCTCGTCGCCGTCAACCACGAGTGGGGACTCGACGAGATCCTGCTGCCCGGCACCGGCCCCGCCGAGATCGACGCGCGGCTGCGACTGCTGGTCGGCCGCCGCGGCGGGGTCGCCAACCAGGAGAACATCGGCAAGATCAGCCTCGGCGAACTCGTGATCGACGAGGGCACCTACACGGCCCGGCTGCGCGGCCGGCCGCTCGACCTCACCTACAAAGAGTTCGAACTGCTCAAGTATCTCGCCCAGCACGCCGGCCGGGTGTTCACCCGCGCCCAGCTGCTGCAGGAGGTGTGGGGATACGACTTCTTCGGCGGCACCCGCACCGTCGACGTCCATGTGCGCCGGTTGCGCGCCAAACTCGGGCCCGAGTACGAGTCGCTGATCGGCACCGTGCGCAACGTGGGCTACAAGGCGGTGCGGCCGGCCCGCGGACGCCCGCCCGCTCCGGAGGCCGACCTCGCCGACGACGAGGACGATTACGAGACGCCCGACAGTGTGCCGTCGTCGCTGGCGGACCCGCTGCGGGCGCCGTGA
- a CDS encoding sulfurtransferase, with protein MARSDVLVTTDWAESNLNAPNTVFVEVDEDTSAYDTGHIEGAVKLDWKTDLQDPVRRDFVDAQQFSKLLSDRGISNDDTVILYGGNNNWFAAYAYWYFKLYGHENVKLLDGGRKKWELDGRPLSSESVTRPATSYTAKQPDNSIRAFRDEVIAAIGEKNLVDVRSPDEFSGKILAPAHLPQEQSQRAGHIPTAINVPWSKAANEDGTFKSDEDLAKIYADAGLDGEKETIAYCRIGERSSHTWFVLQELLGHKNVKNYDGSWTEYGSLVGAPIELGS; from the coding sequence ATGGCTCGCTCCGACGTCCTGGTCACCACCGACTGGGCCGAGAGCAATCTCAACGCGCCGAACACCGTGTTCGTCGAGGTCGACGAGGACACCTCGGCCTACGACACCGGACACATCGAGGGTGCGGTCAAGCTCGACTGGAAGACCGACCTGCAGGACCCGGTCCGGCGCGACTTCGTCGATGCCCAGCAGTTCTCCAAGCTGCTGAGTGACCGCGGAATCTCCAACGACGACACGGTGATCCTCTACGGCGGCAACAACAACTGGTTCGCCGCCTACGCGTACTGGTACTTCAAGCTCTACGGCCACGAGAACGTCAAGTTGCTCGACGGCGGCCGCAAGAAGTGGGAACTCGACGGCCGCCCGCTGTCGAGCGAGTCGGTCACCCGCCCGGCGACCAGCTACACCGCCAAGCAGCCCGACAACAGCATCCGGGCGTTCCGCGACGAGGTCATCGCCGCGATCGGCGAGAAGAACCTGGTCGACGTGCGCTCGCCCGACGAGTTCTCCGGCAAGATCCTCGCCCCGGCGCACCTTCCGCAGGAGCAGAGCCAGCGCGCGGGCCACATCCCGACGGCCATCAACGTGCCGTGGAGCAAGGCCGCCAACGAGGACGGCACCTTCAAGTCGGACGAGGATCTCGCGAAGATCTACGCCGACGCCGGCCTGGACGGCGAGAAGGAAACCATCGCCTACTGCCGCATCGGTGAGCGCTCCTCGCACACCTGGTTCGTGCTGCAGGAACTGCTGGGACACAAGAACGTCAAGAACTACGACGGCAGTTGGACGGAATACGGCTCCCTGGTGGGGGCCCCGATCGAGTTGGGAAGTTAG
- the mshD gene encoding mycothiol synthase, whose amino-acid sequence MTALVWRTELTDEEQDRIREVIAAATRADGVAPVGDQVLRELPADRTRHLLAVDHGDDQVVGYLNLAPASDTAPPMAELVVHPDARRRGTGAAMARAGLAEGGPDARIWAHGNLDAAQATARTLGLKVVRELLQMRRPLTDLPPVTVSDGVRLATYAGPENDRELLRVNNSAFSWHPEQGGWTDADIAERRGEAWFDPEGLFLAFDENTGALLGFHWTKIHGPDLGEVYVVGVDPGAQGRGLGATLTLVGLHHLADRLSDSPQPTVMLYVEADNAAAVKTYRRLGFDVHSVDAAYAAPTGNL is encoded by the coding sequence GTGACCGCTCTGGTGTGGCGGACGGAACTGACCGACGAGGAGCAGGACCGCATCCGCGAGGTGATCGCCGCCGCCACCCGGGCCGACGGGGTGGCGCCGGTGGGGGACCAGGTGCTGCGTGAGCTGCCCGCCGACCGGACCCGGCACCTGCTGGCCGTCGACCACGGTGACGATCAGGTGGTCGGCTATCTGAACCTCGCCCCCGCCTCGGACACCGCACCGCCGATGGCCGAACTCGTCGTGCACCCCGATGCCCGACGGCGCGGCACCGGGGCGGCGATGGCCCGCGCCGGGCTCGCCGAAGGCGGTCCCGATGCCAGGATCTGGGCGCACGGCAACCTCGACGCCGCCCAGGCGACCGCGCGCACACTCGGCCTGAAGGTGGTGCGGGAACTCCTGCAGATGCGCCGCCCGCTGACCGATTTGCCGCCGGTCACGGTCTCCGACGGTGTCCGTCTGGCCACCTACGCCGGACCGGAGAATGACCGGGAGTTGTTGCGGGTCAACAACTCCGCGTTCTCCTGGCATCCCGAGCAGGGCGGCTGGACCGACGCCGACATCGCCGAACGGCGCGGCGAGGCGTGGTTCGACCCCGAGGGCCTGTTCCTGGCGTTCGACGAGAACACCGGCGCACTGCTCGGCTTCCACTGGACGAAGATCCACGGACCCGACCTCGGCGAGGTCTACGTCGTCGGCGTCGACCCGGGCGCGCAGGGCCGCGGACTCGGCGCCACCCTCACGCTGGTCGGCCTGCACCACCTCGCCGACCGGTTGTCGGATTCCCCGCAGCCGACGGTGATGCTCTACGTGGAGGCCGACAACGCCGCGGCGGTGAAGACGTACCGACGCCTGGGCTTCGACGTCCACAGCGTGGACGCGGCCTACGCCGCCCCGACCGGCAACCTGTGA
- the phoU gene encoding phosphate signaling complex protein PhoU, with amino-acid sequence MRTAYHEQLGALTDQLGEMCGLAGGAMERATQALLQADLVLAEQVISDHDQIATMSARAEEAAFVLLALQAPVAGDLRAVVSSIQIVADVDRMGALALHVAKIARRRHPQHVLPEEVNGYFAEMGRVAVELGNAAQEVLETRDPEKAARIQEEDDAMDDLHRHLFTVLMDREWKHGVTAAVDVTLLSRFYERFADHAVEVARRVIFQVTGAYPVDEVITTPH; translated from the coding sequence ATGCGAACCGCGTACCACGAGCAACTAGGGGCTCTCACCGATCAGCTCGGCGAGATGTGCGGTCTGGCCGGCGGGGCGATGGAACGCGCGACTCAGGCGCTGCTGCAGGCGGACCTCGTGCTGGCCGAACAGGTCATCTCCGACCACGATCAGATCGCCACGATGAGCGCCCGCGCCGAGGAGGCCGCGTTCGTCCTGCTGGCGCTGCAGGCGCCGGTCGCCGGCGATCTGCGCGCCGTCGTCAGTTCCATCCAGATCGTCGCCGACGTCGACCGGATGGGCGCGCTGGCGCTGCACGTCGCCAAGATCGCCCGCCGCCGGCACCCGCAGCACGTGCTGCCCGAAGAGGTCAACGGCTACTTCGCCGAAATGGGCCGGGTGGCCGTGGAACTCGGCAACGCCGCCCAGGAGGTACTGGAGACCCGCGACCCCGAGAAGGCCGCGCGGATCCAGGAGGAAGACGATGCGATGGACGATCTGCACCGTCACCTGTTCACCGTGCTGATGGACCGCGAGTGGAAGCACGGTGTCACCGCGGCCGTCGACGTCACGCTGTTGAGCCGGTTCTACGAACGCTTCGCCGACCACGCCGTCGAGGTGGCCCGCCGGGTGATCTTCCAGGTCACCGGCGCCTACCCCGTCGACGAGGTCATCACCACACCGCACTGA
- the lmeA gene encoding mannan chain length control protein LmeA codes for MRKVLIGLVATVTAVVVGAVGADFGAAIYAEYRWSRALRTVANLDFDPWVGIIGFPFITQAMDHHYGEMEIRASGVDHPVVGKASLEATLHDVDLSDASWLIRPDAAMPVAKVESRVIVDSTHLGRFIGIPDLLVEAPTGETNDATGGTTESGISSNKGVVFTGTPESAGFDERVSVAVDLSVSGPDQTTLVMTATDVLTGAGTAEQAVPDDKTAAVLEAFSGTMPGMTLPFAITPTAQGARGSDVIIEGIAENMTITLDGFRQS; via the coding sequence ATGCGCAAGGTGCTGATCGGGCTCGTCGCGACGGTGACCGCGGTGGTCGTCGGCGCGGTCGGGGCCGACTTCGGTGCCGCCATCTACGCCGAATACCGCTGGTCACGCGCCCTGCGGACCGTCGCGAACCTCGATTTCGACCCGTGGGTGGGCATCATCGGGTTCCCGTTCATCACCCAGGCGATGGACCACCACTACGGCGAGATGGAGATCCGGGCCAGTGGCGTTGATCACCCCGTGGTGGGTAAGGCCTCACTGGAGGCGACGCTGCACGACGTCGACCTGAGCGACGCGTCATGGCTGATCCGGCCGGACGCCGCGATGCCCGTCGCCAAGGTGGAGAGCCGCGTCATCGTCGACTCCACCCACCTCGGCCGCTTCATCGGCATCCCCGATCTGCTCGTCGAAGCCCCGACCGGCGAGACCAACGACGCCACCGGCGGCACCACCGAATCCGGGATCTCCAGCAACAAGGGTGTGGTGTTCACCGGCACGCCGGAGTCGGCGGGCTTCGACGAGCGGGTGTCGGTGGCCGTCGACCTCTCCGTCAGCGGACCCGACCAGACGACCCTGGTGATGACCGCCACCGACGTGCTGACCGGCGCGGGCACCGCTGAGCAGGCGGTACCCGACGACAAGACCGCCGCGGTGCTCGAGGCGTTCAGCGGCACGATGCCGGGTATGACACTGCCGTTCGCGATCACGCCGACCGCACAGGGTGCGCGCGGTTCGGATGTCATCATCGAGGGCATCGCCGAGAACATGACCATCACACTCGACGGGTTCAGGCAGTCATGA
- a CDS encoding DUF4395 domain-containing protein: MSTHIDAARAVSQVDVRGPRFAAWLTTAVLVVALLVSAVSAPAAAVILGLQAVVFAIGAVRGPRAHPYGMVFGRFIAPRLGPVTEREPVPPLKFAQFVGFVFAVAGTIGFATGLPAVGLASTAFALLAAFLNAAFGICLGCRLYPLAARLRRVSTPV, translated from the coding sequence ATGTCCACGCACATAGATGCCGCCCGGGCGGTCTCTCAGGTCGACGTGCGTGGCCCCCGGTTCGCCGCCTGGCTCACCACCGCCGTGCTCGTCGTGGCGCTGCTCGTCTCCGCGGTGAGCGCACCGGCCGCGGCGGTGATCCTGGGGCTGCAGGCCGTCGTCTTCGCGATCGGCGCCGTTCGCGGTCCCCGCGCACACCCCTACGGCATGGTGTTCGGCCGGTTCATCGCACCGCGGCTGGGCCCGGTCACCGAGCGGGAACCGGTGCCGCCGTTGAAGTTCGCTCAGTTCGTCGGCTTCGTCTTCGCCGTCGCCGGGACGATCGGCTTCGCCACGGGACTGCCCGCGGTCGGTCTGGCCTCCACCGCGTTCGCTCTGTTAGCGGCGTTCCTGAACGCGGCCTTCGGCATCTGCCTGGGCTGCCGGCTCTACCCGCTCGCCGCCCGGCTCCGCCGGGTCTCCACCCCTGTATGA
- a CDS encoding Ms5788A family Cys-rich leader peptide, with amino-acid sequence MFTRLELTLTKRRAVDLCRVAGCCCCCSC; translated from the coding sequence GTGTTCACCCGCCTCGAGCTGACGCTCACCAAGCGCCGCGCAGTGGATCTGTGCCGCGTTGCGGGTTGTTGCTGTTGTTGTAGCTGCTGA
- a CDS encoding DUF1416 domain-containing protein: MCAPPKQGLALPASVDLEKETVITGRVVDGSGQAVGGAFVRLLDASDEFTAEVVASATGDFRFFAAPGTWTLRALSKIGNGDATVAPSGAGIHEVDVKVA; encoded by the coding sequence ATGTGCGCTCCTCCTAAGCAAGGCCTGGCACTGCCCGCCAGCGTCGATCTGGAGAAGGAAACCGTGATCACCGGTCGTGTGGTGGACGGGTCGGGTCAGGCCGTCGGCGGCGCGTTCGTGCGTCTGCTGGACGCTTCCGACGAGTTCACCGCCGAGGTGGTTGCGTCGGCGACCGGCGACTTCCGGTTCTTCGCCGCTCCGGGCACCTGGACGTTGCGCGCGCTGTCGAAGATCGGAAACGGCGACGCCACCGTCGCCCCGTCCGGTGCCGGCATCCACGAGGTCGACGTCAAGGTCGCCTGA
- a CDS encoding FABP family protein, with product MTAPNEPDDAAGSIFSTSGDRAVADAAERAKITAARNIPVFDDLPLPADTANLREGADLNDALLALLPLVGVWRGEGEGRGPHGDYRFGQQIVVSHDGGDYLNWEARSWRLTESGDYDRVGLRETGFWRFVNDPGDPSESQAIELLLAHSAGYVELFYGQPRSQSSWELVTDALARSKSGVLVGGAKRLYGIVEGGDLAYVEERVDADGGLVPHLSARLSRFAG from the coding sequence GTGACCGCGCCGAACGAACCCGACGACGCCGCCGGCTCCATTTTCTCGACCTCCGGCGACCGAGCCGTAGCGGACGCCGCCGAGCGAGCCAAGATCACCGCGGCGCGCAACATCCCGGTCTTCGACGACCTGCCCCTGCCCGCGGACACCGCGAACCTGCGCGAGGGGGCTGACCTCAATGACGCGCTGCTCGCGCTGCTGCCGCTGGTCGGTGTGTGGCGCGGCGAGGGCGAGGGCCGCGGGCCCCACGGCGACTACCGATTCGGTCAGCAGATCGTCGTCTCGCACGACGGCGGCGACTACCTGAACTGGGAGGCGCGATCCTGGCGGCTGACCGAGTCCGGGGATTACGACCGAGTGGGTTTGCGCGAGACGGGATTCTGGCGCTTCGTCAACGATCCCGGCGACCCGTCCGAATCGCAGGCGATCGAACTGCTGCTGGCGCATTCGGCCGGCTATGTCGAGTTGTTCTACGGTCAACCGCGCAGCCAGTCCTCCTGGGAGTTGGTGACCGATGCGTTGGCGCGCAGTAAGTCCGGCGTGCTGGTCGGCGGCGCCAAACGGCTCTACGGAATCGTCGAGGGCGGCGATCTGGCGTACGTCGAGGAACGGGTGGATGCCGACGGCGGCCTGGTCCCGCACCTGTCGGCCCGGCTGTCGAGGTTCGCGGGCTAG
- a CDS encoding DUF732 domain-containing protein: MNVTRISAAVAALSALALATAPVAAAGPEEDFLTIIRNEGIVWEAVDTPAVLDTGHAVCTDWSNGATFADEVGDLLSVTDWTDYQAGVFIGAATGAFCPQFEYKIG; encoded by the coding sequence ATGAACGTGACTCGGATATCCGCGGCCGTCGCCGCCCTCAGCGCGCTCGCGCTGGCAACCGCACCCGTAGCGGCGGCAGGGCCCGAGGAGGACTTCCTCACCATCATCCGCAACGAGGGCATCGTGTGGGAGGCGGTGGACACCCCGGCGGTCCTCGACACCGGTCATGCGGTGTGCACGGACTGGAGCAACGGCGCCACTTTCGCCGACGAGGTGGGCGATCTCCTCAGCGTCACCGACTGGACCGACTACCAGGCCGGCGTCTTCATCGGCGCGGCGACCGGGGCGTTCTGCCCGCAGTTCGAGTACAAGATCGGCTGA
- the pstB gene encoding phosphate ABC transporter ATP-binding protein PstB: MAKRLDLKDVNIYYGSFHAVADVSMSVPPRSVTAFIGPSGCGKSTVLRTLNRMHEVIPGAYVKGSVLLDGEDIYGAGVDPVGVRKTIGMVFQRPNPFPTMSIRDNVVAGLKLQGVRNKKTLDEVAERSLKGANLWTEVKDRLDKPGGGLSGGQQQRLCIARAIAVQPDVLLMDEPCSALDPISTLAIEDLIAELKQDFTIVIVTHNMQQAARVSDQTAFFNLEATGKPGKLIEIDDTEKIFSNPTQKATEDYISGRFG; encoded by the coding sequence ATGGCCAAACGGCTGGACCTCAAAGACGTCAACATCTACTACGGGTCGTTCCACGCGGTCGCCGACGTGTCGATGTCGGTGCCGCCCAGGAGCGTCACCGCGTTCATCGGCCCGTCGGGCTGCGGCAAGTCGACGGTGCTGCGCACCCTCAACCGCATGCACGAGGTCATCCCCGGCGCCTACGTCAAGGGATCGGTGCTGCTCGACGGTGAGGACATCTACGGCGCGGGTGTCGACCCGGTCGGGGTGCGCAAGACCATCGGCATGGTGTTCCAGCGGCCGAATCCGTTCCCCACCATGTCGATTCGCGACAACGTGGTGGCGGGCCTGAAGCTGCAGGGCGTCCGGAACAAGAAGACCCTCGACGAGGTCGCGGAGCGTTCGCTCAAGGGCGCCAACCTGTGGACCGAGGTCAAGGACCGGCTCGACAAGCCGGGCGGCGGTCTGTCCGGCGGTCAGCAGCAGCGGCTGTGCATCGCGCGTGCCATCGCCGTGCAGCCCGACGTGCTGCTGATGGACGAGCCGTGTTCGGCGCTCGACCCGATCTCCACGCTCGCGATCGAGGACCTGATCGCCGAGCTCAAGCAGGACTTCACGATCGTGATCGTCACGCACAACATGCAGCAGGCCGCGCGGGTGAGCGATCAGACGGCGTTCTTCAACCTCGAGGCCACCGGCAAGCCGGGCAAGCTGATCGAGATCGACGACACCGAGAAGATCTTCTCCAACCCGACGCAGAAGGCCACCGAGGATTACATCTCCGGTCGCTTCGGCTGA
- a CDS encoding thioredoxin family protein, protein MSSSWIVVIAVLIAVFGVAFVVGRLVNLRAGLLKAEAAAANIDTSGLGLSDTGPTVLHFSAVWCGPCDAVRRVVDQVCRELPAVSHVEIDLDANPEAARRLSVLSLPTTIIFDADGHPRYRTSGVPKVADLRSVLEPLLA, encoded by the coding sequence ATGAGCTCGTCGTGGATCGTCGTGATCGCGGTCCTGATCGCCGTGTTCGGGGTCGCGTTCGTGGTCGGCCGGCTGGTCAACCTGCGCGCCGGCCTGCTCAAGGCCGAGGCCGCCGCGGCGAACATCGACACCTCCGGGCTCGGGCTGTCCGACACGGGCCCGACCGTCCTGCACTTCAGCGCGGTGTGGTGTGGGCCGTGCGACGCGGTGCGCCGCGTGGTCGACCAGGTCTGCCGCGAGCTGCCCGCGGTCTCGCATGTGGAGATCGATCTGGACGCCAATCCGGAAGCGGCCCGGCGGCTTTCGGTGCTCTCGCTGCCGACGACGATCATCTTCGATGCCGACGGGCATCCGCGCTACCGCACCTCCGGTGTACCGAAGGTCGCTGACCTGCGGTCGGTGCTCGAACCGCTGTTGGCTTGA